In Solimonas sp. K1W22B-7, the DNA window CTCAGCGGTCGGCGGCGCCGGGCCGCCAGTCCACTGCGCCGAAATGGCGGTGTCCCAGGTAGGTGTAGCCCAGGCTGATGGCGCCAACGGTCTGCCTGGTGTCGTCGAAATCCGGATAACGTGCCTCGCGATGCGACACTACGTAGCGCAGTGTCACGCCATGCAGGTCCTTCACCCGCAGCGTCAGCGAGACATCGCCTCGCGAGATGTTCTCGGAGCCGCCGTCCGGATCGTCCGAAGCCATGTCGCTGATGTAGTACTCGCGGCCCGTGGCCTCGATCAGCATGCGGTTGCCGAAGATCATGCGGAACGACAGCAGCCCCTGCGGCGTGATGCCGTTGTGGTAGTCGCGATCGCCCTGCCCCCTGATGACACCGCCGGAACCGTAGCCCACGCCGCCCATGACGGTGCCCTGCAGCGCCACCGTCTCCGACAGCCACCACTGCCCGTGGGTACCCAGCGAGGCCGCCGTGGTCGACACGCGAAAGACCTGCGGCGCGATGAAGTCGTAGCTGCCATACAGGCCCCAGATGCCGCGATAGCTGTCACCGACCTCGTAGGCCTCACCGTAGAGCAGGCCGCGGGTGATGACGTTCTCCAGCAGGTTGCTGGTGGTGGCGGTGAACTGGAAATGGAAATAATCGAAGGGCCGCTCGTAGCGATAGCCAGGCTTGCCGGGCAGCCCGTAGGCCACGTTGAAATCCACCGCCGCCTGGCCACGGTCGAAGCTCTGCGGAATCACCGGCTCGCCCGGCACCGGGTTGCGGTTGACGTTGGAATCCACCGAGGTG includes these proteins:
- a CDS encoding DUF3943 domain-containing protein yields the protein MPLRSRMNGLGRLLPAMLWCIAPPVLAEEELDPAAQQVAPTAFNNDPPAPVLDWGVGEGRSYWTPAAGIVGFQFLLNQYDRHLYDQEKNTGEFDSDWDSIERNFKGSWVYDDDPFLVNQFGHPYQGSIYHNFARSAGLGYWESLGYTVLGSALWEVAGETTPPSINDQITTGFGGSFLGESLFRLASLVLESGNSSRPGFWRELGAAAISPATGFNRWAFGQRFDGVFRSHDPAVHTAAAIGANINTSVDSNVNRNPVPGEPVIPQSFDRGQAAVDFNVAYGLPGKPGYRYERPFDYFHFQFTATTSNLLENVITRGLLYGEAYEVGDSYRGIWGLYGSYDFIAPQVFRVSTTAASLGTHGQWWLSETVALQGTVMGGVGYGSGGVIRGQGDRDYHNGITPQGLLSFRMIFGNRMLIEATGREYYISDMASDDPDGGSENISRGDVSLTLRVKDLHGVTLRYVVSHREARYPDFDDTRQTVGAISLGYTYLGHRHFGAVDWRPGAADR